Proteins encoded together in one Telopea speciosissima isolate NSW1024214 ecotype Mountain lineage chromosome 4, Tspe_v1, whole genome shotgun sequence window:
- the LOC122658067 gene encoding epoxide hydrolase A-like — protein MEGIEHRMVSVNGINMHIAEKGEGPVVLFLHGFPELWYSWRHQITSLASHGYRAVAPDLRGCGDTDSPPSSSSYTVFHIVGDLIALINLLDQDQVFVVGHDWGAYIAWCFCLFRPDRVKALVNLSVAFIPRNPSGKPLDLMRAALGDDYYFCRFQKPGDMEEVFARFGSTGSALKRFITSLKAGPLFLPKGKEFGDSPDHEISLPSWLSEEDINYYASKFNIKGFTGGLNYYRSFDMNWELMAPWTGVQVKVPVKFVVGELDIVYNTLNAKEYIHGGGFKSDVPFLEDVVVMEGVGHFINQERPDEINTHILDFIKRF, from the exons ATGGAAGGAATTGAGCACAGAATGGTGAGTGTGAATGGAATAAACATGCACATAGCAGAGAAAGGAGAAGGTCCGGTGGTGCTGTTTCTGCACGGGTTTCCCGAACTCTGGTACTCGTGGAGGCACCAGATTACTTCACTGGCCTCCCACGGCTACCGAGCTGTGGCTCCTGACCTCCGTGGTTGTGGTGATACAGACTCTCCGCCTTCTTCCAGCAGTTATACCGTCTTTCACATCGTTGGTGATCTTATTGCTCTCATTAATCTCCTCGACCAAGATCAG GTGTTTGTAGTGGGACATGACTGGGGAGCTTACATTGCTTGGTGTTTCTGCTTGTTTCGCCCTGACCGTGTTAAGGCTCTCGTCAACCTCAGCGTCGCCTTTATTCCTCGAAACCCATCCGGCAAGCCTCTCGATCTGATGCGAGCTGCCTTAGGTGACGATTACTATTTCTGCAGATTCCAG AAACCTGGAGACATGGAAGAGGTGTTTGCTCGTTTTGGTAGTACTGGATCAGCACTGAAGAGATTTATAACATCACTCAAAGCAGGTCCATTATTTCTTCCTAAAGGCAAAGAATTTGGAGATTCACCAGATCATGAGATTTCCTTGCCCTCTTGGTTATCCGAAGAAGACATTAATTACTATGCCAGCAAATTCAACATAAAAGGCTTCACTGGAGGATTGAATTACTATCGATCTTTTGATAT GAACTGGGAGCTCATGGCACCATGGACAGGTGTACAAGTGAAAGTACCGGTCAAATTTGTTGTAGGTGAGCTTGATATAGTATATAACACTCTAAATGCCAAGGAATATATACATGGTGGTGGCTTCAAGAGTGATGTGCCATTTCTGGAGGATGTGGTTGTGATGGAAGGAGTGGGTCACTTCATCAACCAGGAAAGGCCTGATGAAATAAACACCCATATTTTGGATTTC